The Lasioglossum baleicum chromosome 5, iyLasBale1, whole genome shotgun sequence genome segment ACTTGAACGACAATTGCGAGAAGATAGAGCTCGCGTCTATGATTCACAAGGACCTCGACGTGGACCTGATCGAACGCGATGCGATCGCGAACGAACCGGTACGTTGACACGTTTCGTCTATCGAATTTTAGTCGCGTGATTTAACGTGTCTGCGAAATCGCAGGATCTCCCGGGGTTCTCGGTTCAAGAGGCCGAGGAGTACTTCGAGAAATCCGCGGGGCCTAAATCGCAGAAGTCGTCCCGGTCCCGAGGAGTGTGCTACACGCCGGAAAGGCTGGTTAAGTCTCAGGAGTATAGAATACTCACTCCATCGCCCCGTTACTTATCCATCTCTCAGGCGAGGCTGATGCTAGAAAATGAAAGTCCATGGAAAGCGCTTCGCTGCCGACGGCGATTGAATTATCTTATCGACTCTAAGCAAGTTGGTAGGTATTTTGCCCGTTTATAGGGGAGTCCCTCGCTCGCACACGGCCGCGCGAGCACACTATGTTCGACATTCGCGGAGCGTGCAACAGTGCACGGCAGATCGCGCAAACTTGTTCGAGCAAGACTGCCGTCAGCTAGCTTGAATACATATTACCCAGCCATTGTGTCTGACCTAGTAAAGTTTTGCGGTCTACCAATATGTGAAATCGGTTCGCTTCGCTTCACGTTCATTAGACGTACTTTCGTTTCAACACCTGCACCCTTAAACTTCTCGTGCTATGCTCCACTCGAAGAAGAAACTTGTCGAGTCGCTGCACAGATTTTTTCGAATCCCTCGCGAAAACTGCCCGGCCGTTTTCTCCACTGATCCAGCGAAAgggatcttctgttttatgaaAGATTCCCTAACCTTTGGAACGAGGACATTTCTAACTGGCAAATGTTTTATTAGGCGCAACTCAGCTAAGAACGCTCCTATCTTCCACTCCCGTGGAGGTAGCGATGCCTGCCATTTTTTCGCCACACTGGAGGAGCTCGAAGGGGACCCTCGAACGAGACCACGATATCTTGAAAACGAACTATAACTCGACCGACCAGAAAAGACCGAACGACGTACAGACATCGGATTTGATCTATAAGAGATCCAGTAACGAGGGGTTGAACGTTAGCTGGGAGGACTGCAAGAGGATAGAAACGCGTAGCTCCTCTATGGATGACACCTCTGGTATCCAAAGCAACGACTGGAGCTCGGATACACACAGCGACTTGCAAAACACACCCCTCTGCCTTTCCGACGAACTGGCAACGACGAACTACAAGTTGAACACCTCGCAGGTACATACAGTCAATCCAAAATGTATTTCAACACCAATTTTTCATACGAACATAGAAAGTGTAGGACAATACTTCACTCATTTTTGCCTCACACTTTATATAAAtcaacaaaatatatttaatttatagtgtcacattttaaagaaatatatgTCTCAAGACACGGACAGAGACGGATTAATCATTTTACAGTATGGGTTCACCGTGAAGTTTAAATTGTGATAATTTCGTTTAAAAGATGGTACAACAATAAACAACAATAAACAACaatggactcattttaaagcttgaagtcTCTACTTTCGACGAACATTGTTAATTTTCTTCCCATAAGACCCATATTTCTTCAAAAATGCTATAAATTGAAACTTCTGTAAAAACATTGGAAAATTTTTCCGTAGTTGAATCTACCTCAAACTTGAAGATTGGAGCCTCGGCTTTACAACGACtcgttaaaaattgatttacgatTCTTTTTAACAAATTCACTCATGGAGTACCCCTTTATATTACTGTAAATTTTGTGGTACAAAACGCGTTCCACTCAAAGCTCAATAAAACAGCCCCAAAAAAGCATGCGTGTAGTTTTGTTACGTCGTTGTAAAGGAAAGGATTAATCTTCAAATCTATGATTGATTTATTTCTGATGATTTTTTATACGACGAAGATATATATGATCGAGTACACCGGTGTGTTTAGTTATCGTTAAAATTGAGATTACGTTTCACAGGGGCGATGCACCGCTATTAACGAAGTGGTATCAATTCTCGAAGTCCTCGACACAGATCCCGAAAAAGCGGCGGTTCTTCTCGAGGAGGATCGTTTCTGCGATATCACCTCTTCCCACGATCAGCTAACCAGGCTAGCTCTGTCGATAGAAACGGACGCGAAAGTCCCGGATGCACTCGAAACTTCGGAAAATGTGGTCCGAAATCTCCAAAGGAGAGTGGAAATGCTGCAGGCCAGTAATAAAGATATGTTCAGAGATATATGTAACCTGCGACAGAGTTTTCAGGTAAGAGTACTCCCCAATCTATTCACTCTATTCATTCTATTCATTCTGCATGTTTTCGATGCGTTAAAATGATTACTTGATTACCTTTGGCTGAATCAAAAACGtgcagggtgtaaagaaattatatgtcgcggctaCCATAGGATGATTCTACATTCTAGACCCTCGATTTGGTAGAAATTGAACTAAGGAAGGTGcagcaaaattgaccttgaccttgaattttaagATCAAAatgtgaacaatttttttttaattgcatcgtTTTTTACTCGTCGCGAGGGTCAAAAATGCAAAAAAATCATCGGTCGCAACTCAACCGCGACGAGTAAAATACGatgc includes the following:
- the LOC143208898 gene encoding uncharacterized protein LOC143208898 isoform X1, whose translation is MEAKRVGFQFAWKRVNSSTNSFLEIQMKFLQQRFKRIHRASENSEKIDAGNSHRQTLTMFLAKGRGNRDEKLKATLNEDDYGWRLCNEDDLKSPRSSRSKDCLSLDSASESMLSCIDSDLDDEETYSLAEEFKPDLNDNCEKIELASMIHKDLDVDLIERDAIANEPDLPGFSVQEAEEYFEKSAGPKSQKSSRSRGVCYTPERLVKSQEYRILTPSPRYLSISQARLMLENESPWKALRCRRRLNYLIDSKQVGATQLRTLLSSTPVEVAMPAIFSPHWRSSKGTLERDHDILKTNYNSTDQKRPNDVQTSDLIYKRSSNEGLNVSWEDCKRIETRSSSMDDTSGIQSNDWSSDTHSDLQNTPLCLSDELATTNYKLNTSQGRCTAINEVVSILEVLDTDPEKAAVLLEEDRFCDITSSHDQLTRLALSIETDAKVPDALETSENVVRNLQRRVEMLQASNKDMFRDICNLRQSFQCDERKMEDISSRTSKLREDVHELRYLDDLLNLLRGNLQRISERGWPFVVGRMKNPSEEMNLVV
- the LOC143208898 gene encoding uncharacterized protein LOC143208898 isoform X2, translated to MFLAKGRGNRDEKLKATLNEDDYGWRLCNEDDLKSPRSSRSKDCLSLDSASESMLSCIDSDLDDEETYSLAEEFKPDLNDNCEKIELASMIHKDLDVDLIERDAIANEPDLPGFSVQEAEEYFEKSAGPKSQKSSRSRGVCYTPERLVKSQEYRILTPSPRYLSISQARLMLENESPWKALRCRRRLNYLIDSKQVGATQLRTLLSSTPVEVAMPAIFSPHWRSSKGTLERDHDILKTNYNSTDQKRPNDVQTSDLIYKRSSNEGLNVSWEDCKRIETRSSSMDDTSGIQSNDWSSDTHSDLQNTPLCLSDELATTNYKLNTSQGRCTAINEVVSILEVLDTDPEKAAVLLEEDRFCDITSSHDQLTRLALSIETDAKVPDALETSENVVRNLQRRVEMLQASNKDMFRDICNLRQSFQCDERKMEDISSRTSKLREDVHELRYLDDLLNLLRGNLQRISERGWPFVVGRMKNPSEEMNLVV